Proteins encoded within one genomic window of Cucumis sativus cultivar 9930 chromosome 3, Cucumber_9930_V3, whole genome shotgun sequence:
- the LOC101219659 gene encoding uncharacterized protein LOC101219659 isoform X2 produces MASPLFLLFLFTISFSIPSQARPCKSLFLSFSLHRHRTLDSPHPFSQMAIIVDITEFKSSSFSSSPDPLFPSVADPTDILRFDLPRPTPVSASTQHFPYDFTSLRDRTKDILSVVVALLFGVGCGALTAATMYLAYSLFAGQFGHRSSVYDDFGEDEDDLSDDNKENIKKMGYINIPDDVAPVKSVG; encoded by the exons ATGGCGTCGCCTCTCTTTCTCCTCTTTCTCTTCACAATTTCCTTCTCAATTCCATCTCAAGCTCGTCCTTGCAAAtcccttttcctttccttttcccttCACCGTCACCGAACCCTCGATTCCCCCCATCCCTTCTCCCAGATGGCCATTATCGTCGACATCACCGAATTCAAATCTTCCTCCTTTTCCTCTTCTCCCGATCCCCTTTTCCCCTCCGTCGCCGACCCCACCGACATCCTCCGCTTCGATCTCCCTCGTCCTACCCCTGTTTCAGCATCAACCCAACACTTCCCTTACGATTTCACCTCTCTCCGTGATCGCACCAAGGATATTCTCAGCGTTGTTGTCGCTTTGCTCTTCGGCGTTGGCTGTGGCGCTCTCACTGCTGCCACTATGTATTTGGCTTACTCTTTGTTTGCTGGTCAATTTGGGCATCGCTCCTCTGTGTATGATGACTTTGGGGAGGATGAGGATGATCTCAGTGATGATAACAAGGAGAATATTAAGAAGATGGGTTATATCAACATCCCTGACGACGTTGCCCCCGTTAAATCAGTG GGTTAG
- the LOC101219659 gene encoding uncharacterized protein LOC101219659 isoform X1 — protein MASPLFLLFLFTISFSIPSQARPCKSLFLSFSLHRHRTLDSPHPFSQMAIIVDITEFKSSSFSSSPDPLFPSVADPTDILRFDLPRPTPVSASTQHFPYDFTSLRDRTKDILSVVVALLFGVGCGALTAATMYLAYSLFAGQFGHRSSVYDDFGEDEDDLSDDNKENIKKMGYINIPDDVAPVKSVRLMVVSQG, from the exons ATGGCGTCGCCTCTCTTTCTCCTCTTTCTCTTCACAATTTCCTTCTCAATTCCATCTCAAGCTCGTCCTTGCAAAtcccttttcctttccttttcccttCACCGTCACCGAACCCTCGATTCCCCCCATCCCTTCTCCCAGATGGCCATTATCGTCGACATCACCGAATTCAAATCTTCCTCCTTTTCCTCTTCTCCCGATCCCCTTTTCCCCTCCGTCGCCGACCCCACCGACATCCTCCGCTTCGATCTCCCTCGTCCTACCCCTGTTTCAGCATCAACCCAACACTTCCCTTACGATTTCACCTCTCTCCGTGATCGCACCAAGGATATTCTCAGCGTTGTTGTCGCTTTGCTCTTCGGCGTTGGCTGTGGCGCTCTCACTGCTGCCACTATGTATTTGGCTTACTCTTTGTTTGCTGGTCAATTTGGGCATCGCTCCTCTGTGTATGATGACTTTGGGGAGGATGAGGATGATCTCAGTGATGATAACAAGGAGAATATTAAGAAGATGGGTTATATCAACATCCCTGACGACGTTGCCCCCGTTAAATCAGTG CGTTTGATGGTTGTCTCACAGGGTTAG